In the genome of Dichotomicrobium thermohalophilum, one region contains:
- the mobA gene encoding molybdenum cofactor guanylyltransferase MobA, whose translation MSERDDPVIGVLLAGGLARRMGGGDKCLLELAGKPLLTHAIERLAPQTDALVLNANGDPARFAAFGLDVVPDPIAGYAGPLAGVLAGMEWARRNRPSARWIATAASDTPFFPRDYVARLLEAAQPHHPAIAMAASGGREHPVFSLWPVALIGDLRSALEAGTRKILDWTDRHTTVTVSFDMIDGPDGDVDPFFNANTPEDLERAQRIVEMPS comes from the coding sequence GTGTCCGAGAGGGACGACCCCGTCATCGGCGTGCTGCTGGCCGGTGGGCTGGCGCGGCGCATGGGTGGGGGCGACAAATGCCTGCTGGAACTGGCGGGCAAGCCGCTGCTGACCCACGCCATCGAGCGGCTCGCGCCGCAGACCGACGCGCTTGTGCTGAACGCCAATGGTGACCCGGCGCGCTTTGCCGCGTTCGGACTGGATGTCGTGCCGGATCCTATAGCGGGCTATGCCGGACCGCTGGCCGGTGTGCTCGCGGGCATGGAATGGGCGCGGCGCAACCGGCCAAGCGCGCGCTGGATCGCCACAGCGGCCTCCGACACGCCCTTTTTCCCGCGCGATTATGTCGCCCGCCTGCTCGAAGCAGCGCAGCCCCACCACCCGGCGATCGCCATGGCAGCATCGGGCGGGCGCGAGCATCCGGTTTTCTCGCTCTGGCCGGTGGCCCTGATCGGCGATCTGCGCAGCGCACTCGAAGCCGGCACGCGCAAGATTCTCGACTGGACCGACCGGCACACGACGGTCACCGTATCCTTCGACATGATCGACGGGCCGGACGGGGACGTTGACCCGTTCTTCAACGCCAACACACCGGAAGACCTGGAGCGCGCGCAGCGCATCGTGGAGATGCCATCGTGA
- the fdhD gene encoding formate dehydrogenase accessory sulfurtransferase FdhD yields MSHADVQAIAPRNSEPDEFTVRPDPEDERLSVPVTGIDHTGAKVETTVVTERPLTLFLNGQEIVTMMTIGDYPELLAVGYLLNQNMLRQDDEIIGIDYDDDIETVVVRTARETDYEDKLRKKTQTSGCAQGTVFGDLMEQIDEIELSKNARVRTSELYALQKKINTAPSLYLKAGAIHGCVLCQSDKPLLYVEDVGRHNAVDKIAGYMFLNGIKPDDKLFYTTGRLTSEMVIKTVKMGIPVLASRSGFTAWGVELAREAGLTLIGRMRGQRFVVLSGQERVVFDAPPENAPAEPEHLRRKGSRPDH; encoded by the coding sequence ATGTCCCACGCAGACGTTCAGGCGATCGCGCCGCGCAATTCCGAGCCGGATGAGTTCACGGTCCGGCCAGACCCGGAGGATGAGCGGCTGTCAGTGCCGGTGACGGGAATCGATCATACCGGCGCGAAGGTCGAGACCACCGTCGTCACGGAGCGGCCGCTGACCCTGTTCCTGAACGGGCAGGAGATTGTGACCATGATGACCATCGGGGATTACCCCGAGCTGCTCGCGGTCGGTTATCTGCTTAATCAGAACATGCTGCGCCAGGACGACGAGATCATCGGCATCGACTACGACGACGACATCGAGACGGTCGTGGTCCGAACCGCGCGCGAGACGGATTACGAGGACAAGCTGCGCAAGAAGACACAGACCTCCGGCTGTGCGCAGGGCACCGTCTTCGGTGACCTGATGGAGCAGATCGACGAGATCGAGCTGAGCAAGAACGCGCGCGTGCGCACTTCCGAGCTTTACGCCCTGCAGAAGAAGATCAACACGGCCCCCTCGCTCTATCTGAAGGCTGGCGCCATCCACGGCTGCGTGCTGTGCCAGAGCGACAAACCGCTTCTGTACGTCGAGGACGTCGGCCGTCACAACGCGGTGGACAAGATCGCCGGCTACATGTTCCTGAATGGCATCAAGCCGGACGACAAGCTGTTCTACACCACCGGGCGGCTGACCAGCGAGATGGTCATCAAGACGGTGAAGATGGGCATTCCGGTACTGGCCTCGCGCTCGGGCTTCACCGCCTGGGGCGTGGAACTGGCGCGTGAAGCCGGCCTGACGCTCATCGGGCGGATGCGCGGCCAGCGCTTCGTCGTGCTGTCGGGTCAGGAGCGTGTGGTTTTCGACGCCCCGCCCGAAAACGCCCCGGCCGAACCGGAACATCTGCGGCGCAAGGGCAGCCGCCCCGATCATTAG
- the glp gene encoding gephyrin-like molybdotransferase Glp encodes MTKMSRDDCFEANPTRMPFEESLERARMLADALGVVAPTETLPLVEACGRVLAAPISAPRDIPAHDNAAVDGYAFAFSDYDPENGTDLPVSARIAAGHPLDGALDRGTAARIFTGAVMPDGADTVAMQEDTYDDGDGVNIPPGLKQGANRRKAGEDVRAGQTLLRPGCLLRPQDIAAIASLGFAEARCYRRVRVGLFSSGDELLRPGDPFRPGAVYDSNAAMLEALADLAGAEITDLGVLPDSREAVQGRLKEAAADYPLILSSGGASLGEEDHLTATLHAAGEVSLWQVAIKPGRPICAGRIGGSAIVGLPGNPVAAFVCFLLYVYPLIQSLGGAGWRRARRYTMPAAFAMTKKPGRREFIRGMLDETEGELRARNYERTGSGLITSLREADGLIELPEKTTEIAPGDPIAFIPFTEFGVRP; translated from the coding sequence ATGACGAAAATGTCCCGTGACGACTGTTTCGAGGCGAACCCGACGCGCATGCCCTTCGAGGAATCGCTTGAGCGCGCGCGGATGCTGGCTGATGCGCTCGGCGTCGTGGCCCCGACTGAGACACTGCCGCTGGTTGAGGCCTGCGGACGCGTGTTGGCTGCGCCGATCAGCGCGCCGCGCGACATTCCCGCGCATGACAACGCGGCGGTCGATGGGTACGCGTTTGCATTCAGCGATTACGACCCGGAAAACGGCACCGACCTGCCAGTGAGCGCACGCATCGCCGCCGGTCACCCACTCGACGGCGCCCTGGACCGGGGGACCGCCGCACGCATCTTTACAGGTGCTGTCATGCCCGACGGCGCCGATACGGTCGCCATGCAGGAGGACACCTACGACGACGGCGATGGCGTCAACATCCCGCCGGGACTGAAACAGGGCGCGAACCGGCGCAAGGCGGGCGAGGACGTCCGGGCCGGCCAGACCCTGCTGCGCCCCGGCTGCCTGCTGCGCCCCCAGGACATTGCCGCGATCGCGTCGCTGGGCTTTGCGGAGGCGCGCTGCTATCGGCGCGTGCGGGTTGGGCTGTTCTCCAGCGGCGATGAACTCCTGCGTCCCGGCGATCCGTTCCGTCCAGGTGCGGTCTACGATTCCAACGCGGCAATGCTGGAGGCGCTGGCTGATCTCGCCGGCGCGGAGATCACGGACCTCGGCGTTCTGCCCGACAGCCGCGAGGCCGTGCAAGGCCGGCTAAAGGAGGCGGCGGCGGACTATCCGCTGATCCTGAGCTCGGGCGGCGCCAGCCTGGGTGAGGAGGACCACCTGACCGCCACGCTTCACGCCGCCGGCGAAGTCAGCCTGTGGCAGGTGGCGATCAAGCCCGGCCGGCCGATCTGCGCCGGTCGGATCGGCGGGAGTGCGATCGTCGGGCTGCCGGGCAACCCGGTCGCGGCGTTCGTCTGCTTCCTGCTTTATGTCTATCCGCTCATTCAGAGTCTCGGCGGCGCGGGCTGGCGCCGGGCGCGGCGGTACACCATGCCCGCCGCTTTCGCGATGACGAAGAAGCCGGGGCGGCGCGAATTCATCCGCGGTATGCTGGACGAGACCGAGGGCGAGCTGCGCGCGCGCAACTATGAGCGCACCGGCTCCGGGCTCATCACCTCGCTCCGGGAAGCGGACGGGCTGATCGAACTGCCCGAAAAGACCACCGAGATCGCGCCGGGCGATCCCATCGCCTTCATCCCCTTCACCGAGTTCGGTGTCCGGCCTTGA
- the mobB gene encoding molybdopterin-guanine dinucleotide biosynthesis protein B yields MTPAVFGITGWKNSGKTTLVARLVTELRGRGLKVGVIKHAHHAFDIDHPGRDSHTIREAGANEVAIVSARRWALIHELRDGEPEPSLEDMLPRLASNDLVVVEGFKRAPHPKLEVRSAEAVDTRPMDEIAPNIVALAADDPQDDPRPHFRRDDISGIADFIIAHLRLAPDAANLSQI; encoded by the coding sequence GTGACCCCCGCAGTGTTCGGCATCACGGGCTGGAAGAACTCCGGCAAGACAACGCTGGTCGCCCGGCTTGTGACGGAACTGCGCGGGCGCGGCCTGAAGGTCGGCGTCATCAAGCACGCGCATCATGCCTTCGACATTGACCATCCGGGCCGCGACTCGCACACCATCCGCGAAGCCGGCGCGAACGAGGTGGCCATCGTCTCGGCCCGCCGCTGGGCGCTGATCCACGAATTGCGCGATGGCGAGCCCGAACCGAGCCTGGAAGACATGCTGCCACGGCTGGCCAGCAATGACCTTGTGGTGGTGGAGGGTTTCAAGCGCGCGCCACATCCCAAGCTGGAGGTGCGCAGTGCCGAGGCGGTTGACACCCGCCCCATGGACGAGATCGCGCCGAACATCGTGGCCCTCGCCGCCGACGACCCGCAGGACGATCCACGCCCGCATTTCCGGCGCGACGATATCTCCGGCATCGCCGATTTCATCATCGCGCATTTGCGTTTGGCCCCGGACGCTGCCAATCTCTCGCAGATATGA
- a CDS encoding substrate-binding domain-containing protein — protein MKKMFMSVLAGVALALATAVNPLAAEDSIIVQSTTSTQNSGLYDHILPMFEEETGIKVNVVAVGTGQALENGRRGDGDVLLVHAKPAEEKFVAEGYGVERYDVMYNDFVIVGPADDPAGVKGMDDAPAALAKIAEEQAAFASRGDDSGTHKKEMSLWDVAGVDPTRASGTWYRETGSGMGATLNTGVGMDAYVMTDRATWISFGNKGDHEILVEGDPSLFNQYGIIMVNPEKHPNVNVEAAQSFIDWILSEEGQSAIASFEVQGQQLFTPNADRGEG, from the coding sequence ATGAAGAAGATGTTCATGAGCGTGCTGGCGGGCGTTGCGCTCGCGCTGGCGACAGCCGTCAATCCGCTGGCGGCCGAGGACTCCATCATCGTCCAGTCGACGACCTCGACCCAGAACTCCGGCCTCTACGACCACATTTTGCCGATGTTCGAGGAAGAGACCGGCATCAAGGTCAATGTCGTCGCGGTCGGCACGGGCCAGGCGCTGGAGAACGGCCGCCGGGGTGACGGCGATGTCCTGCTCGTGCATGCCAAGCCGGCGGAAGAAAAGTTCGTCGCGGAAGGCTACGGCGTCGAGCGTTATGACGTGATGTACAACGACTTTGTCATTGTCGGCCCGGCGGACGATCCGGCCGGCGTGAAGGGCATGGACGACGCCCCCGCTGCGCTTGCCAAGATCGCCGAGGAGCAGGCCGCATTTGCCTCGCGCGGCGATGACTCCGGCACGCACAAGAAGGAGATGAGCCTGTGGGACGTTGCCGGCGTCGATCCCACCAGGGCCAGCGGCACCTGGTACCGCGAAACCGGCTCGGGCATGGGCGCGACGCTCAACACCGGTGTTGGCATGGACGCCTATGTGATGACCGACCGGGCGACCTGGATCAGCTTCGGCAACAAGGGCGACCATGAAATTCTGGTCGAGGGCGATCCGTCGCTGTTCAACCAGTACGGCATCATCATGGTGAACCCGGAGAAGCATCCGAACGTGAACGTGGAGGCCGCGCAGAGCTTCATCGACTGGATCCTGTCGGAGGAAGGCCAGAGCGCCATCGCGTCCTTCGAGGTGCAGGGCCAGCAGCTCTTCACTCCGAATGCCGACAGGGGCGAGGGCTAA
- a CDS encoding formate dehydrogenase subunit gamma, with protein sequence MQRIGLTRFGAVRLLSFLVLAALLLGTVAADSASAQSVRPPSDATTNVVPGQPGDPESSRPPQRFEKGPEAREVFGNTQGEVSDADFWSKLRHGSEGYTAVTGPGGQAGLAIQSTGESWRQFRNTELATYGWWGLAAITALCLLYYLIAGPIRIEAGRSGKVIERFAFAERTGHWVLAISFIVLALTGLNMLYGRATLMPLIGKDAFAALTLGGKWAHHISAAFFAVGLVWITLQWIRYNIPDWTDVKWLAMGGGFFSKGVHPPAKKFNAGQKIIFWLVVLGGVSVTLSGIALLLPFEFAMFAKTFAAINSVFGTELPTQLSAMEEMQLSQLWHTIVALFLTAVIIAHIYIGSIGMEGGFEAMGSGKVDLNWAKEHHSLWVKEIAQGDIEQPKGTPSGAQQQPAE encoded by the coding sequence ATGCAACGAATTGGTTTGACCAGGTTTGGCGCTGTCCGCCTCCTGAGTTTTCTCGTGCTCGCGGCGCTGCTGCTCGGTACTGTCGCCGCGGACTCGGCCAGCGCACAAAGCGTGCGGCCGCCGTCTGACGCAACGACGAATGTGGTCCCCGGCCAGCCGGGTGATCCGGAAAGCTCGCGTCCGCCGCAACGGTTCGAGAAGGGGCCAGAAGCCCGCGAGGTATTTGGAAACACGCAGGGCGAAGTTTCCGATGCGGATTTCTGGAGCAAGCTGCGCCACGGCAGCGAGGGCTACACCGCCGTTACTGGCCCCGGCGGGCAGGCCGGGCTGGCCATCCAGAGTACTGGCGAGAGCTGGCGCCAGTTCCGCAACACCGAGCTTGCAACCTACGGCTGGTGGGGGCTGGCGGCGATAACCGCGTTGTGCCTGCTCTACTACCTGATTGCCGGGCCGATCCGCATCGAGGCCGGGCGTAGCGGCAAGGTCATCGAACGTTTCGCCTTTGCCGAGCGCACCGGTCACTGGGTGCTGGCCATCTCCTTCATTGTCCTGGCGCTCACCGGGCTCAACATGCTCTATGGCCGTGCCACGCTCATGCCCTTGATCGGCAAGGACGCATTCGCGGCGCTGACGCTGGGGGGGAAGTGGGCGCATCACATCTCCGCAGCGTTCTTTGCTGTCGGCCTGGTGTGGATCACGCTTCAATGGATCCGCTACAACATTCCTGACTGGACGGACGTCAAATGGCTGGCGATGGGCGGCGGCTTTTTCTCGAAAGGCGTGCACCCGCCGGCCAAGAAGTTCAACGCCGGCCAGAAGATCATTTTCTGGCTCGTTGTTCTCGGTGGCGTGTCCGTGACCCTTTCCGGAATTGCGCTGCTGCTGCCGTTCGAGTTCGCGATGTTCGCCAAGACCTTCGCCGCGATCAACAGCGTGTTCGGCACCGAACTTCCGACGCAGCTCTCGGCGATGGAAGAAATGCAGCTCAGCCAACTGTGGCACACGATTGTGGCGCTCTTCCTGACAGCCGTCATCATCGCGCACATCTATATCGGCTCGATCGGTATGGAAGGCGGCTTTGAGGCAATGGGCTCCGGCAAGGTCGATCTCAACTGGGCCAAGGAACACCACAGTCTTTGGGTCAAGGAGATCGCGCAGGGAGACATCGAACAGCCCAAAGGCACCCCCAGTGGTGCCCAGCAGCAACCGGCTGAGTAG
- a CDS encoding formate dehydrogenase subunit alpha: MLKKKNGVATGSRLSSALAAMADGAVDRRTFLRRSGLAIGGLAAATTLSTGRVKAAEGVGSSDAPIEIKKSVCTHCSVGCTVLAEVQNGVWVGQEPGFDSPFNMGTHCAKGASVREHAHGERRLKYPVKLVDGKWKRVSWEQAINEIGDKMLEIREKSGPDSVYWLGSAKFNNEQAYLFRKFYAFWGTNNGDHQARICHSTTVAGVANTWGYGAMTNSYNDIHNSRSIILFGSNPAEAHPVSLLHLLKAKEENNAPFIVCDPRFTRTAAHATEYVRFRPGTDVALVWGILWHIFENGWEDRDYIRQRVWGMDEIRKEVAKWNPDEVERVTGVPGSQLRRVARTLVNNRPGTLVWCMGGTQHTNGNNNTRAYCVLQLALGNIGKPGGGANIFRGHDNVQGATDLGVLSHTLPGYYGLKKGSWQHWARVWDVDYEYLKGRFASQKLMESKGIPVSRWVDGVLEDKANMDQQDNLRAMVFWGHAPNSQTRGPDMKKAMEKLDLLVVVDPFPTVSAVMHDRKDGVYLLPACTQFETYGSVTASNRSLQWREKVVEPLFESLPDHTIMYKFAKKFGFDKEMFKHIKVNGEEPLVEDITREFNRGMWTIGYTGQSPERLKAHMKYQHHFDKTTLRAKGGPLDGEYYGMPWPCWGTPEMKHPGTAILYNPQLPVSEGGLCFRARFGVEAPEEWGGGNLLAEGAQEGSSYPVGSEIKDGYPEFTMAMLKKLGWDKDLTDEERQTIEAIAGDKTNWKTDLSGGIQRVAIKHGCAPFGNAKARTVVWNFPDPIPLHREPLYTPRRDLLPKYATYSDRQMYRLPTRYASIQETDFSKDYPIILTSGRLVEYEGGGDETRSNPWLAELQQNMFVEINPIDANNLGIQDGQMVWVEGPEKGKVKVQAMVTERVGRGVAFMPFHFGGWFQGEDRRAKYPEGADPYVLGEACNTAQTYGYDSVTNMQETKATLCKIWLA; encoded by the coding sequence ATGCTGAAGAAGAAAAACGGGGTTGCGACTGGCTCCCGTTTGTCATCAGCGCTTGCTGCGATGGCAGATGGCGCCGTGGACCGGCGTACATTTCTGCGCCGCTCGGGCCTGGCCATCGGCGGCCTGGCCGCAGCGACCACGCTGTCTACGGGCCGCGTCAAGGCGGCGGAGGGCGTCGGTTCGAGCGACGCGCCGATCGAGATCAAGAAGTCCGTTTGCACGCACTGCTCGGTTGGCTGCACGGTCCTCGCCGAGGTGCAGAACGGCGTCTGGGTTGGGCAGGAGCCCGGCTTCGACAGCCCGTTCAACATGGGTACCCACTGCGCCAAGGGCGCTTCGGTGCGCGAGCACGCGCATGGCGAGCGCCGGCTCAAGTACCCGGTCAAGCTGGTTGACGGCAAGTGGAAGCGGGTCAGCTGGGAGCAGGCGATCAACGAGATCGGCGACAAGATGCTCGAGATCCGCGAGAAGTCCGGCCCGGACTCGGTGTATTGGCTGGGCTCGGCGAAGTTCAACAACGAGCAGGCCTATCTGTTCCGGAAATTCTACGCCTTCTGGGGCACCAACAACGGTGACCATCAGGCGCGTATCTGTCACTCGACCACGGTCGCGGGTGTGGCGAACACCTGGGGCTATGGCGCGATGACGAACTCCTACAACGACATCCATAATTCGCGCTCGATCATCCTGTTCGGCTCGAACCCGGCCGAAGCGCATCCGGTGTCGCTGCTTCACTTGCTGAAGGCGAAGGAGGAGAACAACGCGCCCTTCATCGTTTGCGACCCGCGTTTCACCCGCACGGCCGCGCACGCGACCGAGTATGTGCGGTTCCGTCCGGGCACGGACGTTGCGCTAGTCTGGGGTATCCTCTGGCACATCTTCGAGAATGGCTGGGAGGACCGCGACTATATCCGCCAGCGCGTCTGGGGCATGGATGAAATCCGCAAGGAAGTCGCGAAGTGGAACCCCGACGAAGTCGAGCGCGTCACTGGTGTTCCCGGCTCGCAGCTGCGCCGGGTGGCCCGCACGCTGGTGAACAACCGCCCGGGCACGCTGGTCTGGTGCATGGGCGGCACGCAGCACACCAACGGCAACAACAACACCCGTGCCTACTGCGTGCTCCAGCTGGCTCTCGGCAACATCGGCAAGCCGGGCGGCGGCGCCAACATCTTCCGCGGCCATGACAACGTTCAGGGCGCGACGGACCTTGGCGTGCTGTCCCATACGCTGCCGGGCTACTACGGCCTGAAGAAGGGCTCGTGGCAGCACTGGGCGCGCGTCTGGGATGTCGACTACGAGTACCTGAAAGGCCGCTTCGCCTCGCAGAAGCTCATGGAGTCCAAGGGCATCCCTGTCAGCCGCTGGGTGGACGGCGTGCTCGAGGACAAGGCCAACATGGACCAGCAGGACAACCTGCGCGCCATGGTGTTCTGGGGTCACGCGCCGAACTCGCAGACTCGCGGCCCGGACATGAAGAAGGCGATGGAGAAGCTCGACCTGCTGGTCGTGGTGGATCCGTTCCCGACAGTGTCTGCGGTCATGCACGACCGGAAAGACGGCGTCTACCTGCTCCCGGCGTGTACGCAGTTCGAGACCTACGGCTCCGTGACGGCCTCCAACCGCTCGCTCCAGTGGCGTGAAAAGGTTGTCGAGCCCCTGTTCGAGTCGCTGCCGGACCACACGATCATGTACAAGTTCGCGAAGAAGTTCGGCTTCGACAAGGAGATGTTCAAGCACATCAAGGTGAACGGGGAAGAGCCGCTCGTCGAGGACATCACCCGCGAGTTCAACCGCGGCATGTGGACCATTGGCTACACGGGCCAGTCGCCCGAGCGCCTGAAGGCTCACATGAAGTACCAGCACCACTTCGACAAGACGACGCTCCGTGCGAAGGGTGGTCCTCTGGATGGCGAGTACTACGGCATGCCTTGGCCGTGCTGGGGCACGCCGGAGATGAAGCATCCGGGCACTGCGATCCTCTACAACCCGCAGCTGCCGGTCTCCGAAGGCGGTCTGTGCTTCCGTGCCCGCTTCGGCGTCGAGGCGCCGGAAGAGTGGGGCGGCGGCAACCTGCTCGCCGAAGGCGCTCAGGAAGGCTCGTCCTACCCGGTTGGCTCCGAGATCAAGGACGGCTATCCGGAGTTCACCATGGCCATGCTCAAGAAGCTTGGCTGGGACAAGGACCTGACCGACGAGGAACGTCAGACCATCGAAGCGATCGCCGGTGACAAGACGAACTGGAAGACCGACCTGTCGGGCGGTATCCAGCGCGTCGCGATCAAGCATGGCTGCGCGCCGTTCGGCAACGCCAAAGCCCGCACGGTGGTCTGGAACTTCCCGGATCCGATCCCGCTGCATCGCGAGCCGCTTTACACGCCGCGTCGCGATCTTCTGCCGAAGTATGCCACCTATTCGGACCGGCAGATGTATCGTCTGCCCACCCGCTACGCCTCGATTCAGGAAACGGACTTCTCCAAGGATTATCCGATCATCCTGACGTCGGGTCGTCTGGTGGAATACGAAGGCGGCGGCGACGAAACCCGCTCGAACCCCTGGCTGGCCGAGCTGCAGCAGAACATGTTCGTCGAGATCAACCCGATCGACGCGAACAATCTGGGCATCCAGGACGGCCAGATGGTCTGGGTTGAAGGACCGGAGAAGGGCAAGGTCAAGGTCCAAGCCATGGTCACCGAACGCGTCGGACGTGGTGTGGCATTCATGCCGTTCCACTTCGGCGGCTGGTTCCAGGGCGAGGACCGGCGCGCGAAATATCCCGAGGGCGCCGATCCGTACGTGCTCGGTGAGGCGTGTAATACGGCCCAGACCTACGGCTACGACTCGGTCACCAACATGCAGGAGACCAAGGCCACGCTGTGCAAGATCTGGCTGGCTTAG
- a CDS encoding TorD/DmsD family molecular chaperone translates to MSPSDNTGSAVQQIAPEDESRAAIYAMLAKLLSAPPSSEQLADLAKLQGSDTDFGQAIAKLSQAARDTTVEQEDDAYHDLFIGLTRGKLLPYGSYYLTGFLHEKPLARLRNTMAQLGIEANPDEKDPEDHIASVLDMMGGLIRGDFGQPVPVAQQRIFFQEHVQSWAPYFFRDLEKVEDSKLYAAIGTVGRVFLELEEAAFSMD, encoded by the coding sequence ATGAGTCCATCGGACAACACCGGGAGCGCGGTGCAGCAGATTGCGCCGGAAGACGAGTCCCGCGCCGCGATCTATGCGATGCTGGCCAAGCTGCTCTCGGCGCCGCCCAGCTCGGAGCAACTGGCCGATCTCGCTAAGCTCCAGGGCAGCGACACTGATTTCGGCCAGGCTATCGCCAAACTCTCCCAGGCCGCGCGGGACACGACCGTCGAACAGGAAGACGACGCCTACCACGACCTGTTCATCGGCCTGACGCGCGGCAAGCTCTTGCCGTACGGCTCCTATTACCTCACCGGATTTCTGCACGAAAAACCGCTTGCGCGCCTGCGCAATACGATGGCGCAGCTCGGCATCGAGGCGAACCCCGACGAGAAGGACCCGGAGGATCACATCGCCTCCGTGCTCGACATGATGGGCGGGTTGATCCGCGGGGATTTCGGCCAGCCCGTGCCGGTAGCGCAGCAGCGGATTTTCTTTCAGGAACACGTGCAGTCCTGGGCACCGTATTTCTTCCGCGACCTGGAAAAGGTCGAGGATTCCAAGCTTTACGCCGCGATCGGTACCGTCGGCCGCGTCTTCCTAGAGTTGGAAGAGGCGGCTTTTTCGATGGACTGA
- the fdh3B gene encoding formate dehydrogenase FDH3 subunit beta: MARMKFLCDAERCIECNACVTACKNENEVPWGINRRRVVTINDGEPGERSISVACMHCSDAPCMAVCPVDCFYQTDDGIVLHSKDLCIGCGYCFYACPFGAPQFPQASNFGSRGKMDKCTFCAGGPEEDMSAVEFQKYGRNRIAEGKLPLCAEMCSTKALLAGDGDQVADIYRKRVVARGFGSGAWGWGRAYPGQSG, encoded by the coding sequence ATGGCTCGAATGAAGTTCCTTTGTGACGCTGAACGCTGCATTGAGTGCAACGCCTGCGTCACGGCTTGTAAGAACGAAAACGAGGTGCCGTGGGGCATCAACCGCCGCCGGGTGGTGACCATCAATGATGGTGAGCCTGGTGAACGGTCGATCTCGGTCGCCTGCATGCACTGCTCCGATGCGCCGTGCATGGCGGTCTGCCCGGTCGACTGCTTCTACCAGACCGATGACGGTATCGTCCTGCACTCCAAGGACCTGTGCATCGGTTGCGGTTACTGCTTCTACGCGTGCCCGTTCGGCGCGCCGCAGTTCCCGCAGGCGAGCAATTTCGGTTCCCGCGGCAAGATGGACAAATGCACCTTCTGCGCCGGCGGTCCGGAGGAGGACATGTCTGCGGTCGAATTCCAGAAATACGGCCGCAACCGCATCGCGGAAGGCAAGCTGCCGCTGTGCGCCGAGATGTGCTCGACCAAGGCGCTGCTGGCGGGTGACGGCGACCAGGTCGCCGACATCTACCGCAAGCGCGTCGTGGCCCGCGGCTTCGGCTCCGGCGCCTGGGGCTGGGGACGTGCCTATCCGGGTCAGTCCGGCTAA
- a CDS encoding twin-arginine translocation signal domain-containing protein yields MGEKKSELRSDRRDFLRLAGLGATAGAVAVATGASTEEAEAAEPSKGAGYRETAHIRQYYKLASF; encoded by the coding sequence ATGGGTGAGAAGAAGAGCGAACTCCGCTCTGACCGCCGCGACTTCCTGAGGCTCGCGGGCCTTGGGGCGACGGCGGGCGCGGTTGCTGTGGCGACCGGCGCAAGCACCGAGGAGGCCGAAGCGGCCGAGCCCTCGAAAGGCGCCGGTTACCGGGAAACCGCGCACATCCGGCAGTACTACAAGCTGGCTTCGTTCTAG
- a CDS encoding helix-turn-helix transcriptional regulator has product MAEQQEYLTTKEVAALLRIKERKVYDLAASGAIPCSRALGKLLFPRREVEAWLQGEGGQFSAAPRVARPNVVLGSHDPLLEWALLESRAQLASFLGGSHDGLERFARGEGIAAGLHIHEAGGWNTETASARFAEGDCVLVEWAWRQRGLILPETLAAEVRELADLKGRVFAPRAAETGSQTLFETLRAEAGLKHDDIELIAPARSEADAVLAVVDGKADAAFGLKCLARRFRLAFVPLISERFDLLVSRRAWFDPPFQTLLSFCRRPEFAEKAADLGGYDVSGFGTVHFNSA; this is encoded by the coding sequence ATGGCCGAGCAGCAGGAATACCTGACCACCAAGGAGGTCGCCGCGCTTCTGCGCATCAAGGAGCGCAAGGTCTATGACCTGGCCGCGAGCGGCGCGATCCCCTGTTCACGCGCGCTCGGCAAGCTTTTGTTCCCCCGTCGGGAGGTGGAGGCCTGGCTGCAGGGCGAGGGGGGCCAGTTTTCCGCCGCCCCGCGCGTTGCGCGGCCGAACGTGGTGCTGGGCAGCCATGACCCGTTGCTGGAATGGGCACTGCTCGAATCCCGCGCTCAGTTGGCGAGCTTTCTTGGCGGCAGCCACGACGGGCTCGAGCGGTTTGCGCGTGGTGAAGGCATAGCAGCCGGGTTGCATATTCATGAGGCGGGTGGCTGGAACACCGAGACGGCGTCGGCGCGCTTTGCCGAGGGGGATTGCGTGCTGGTGGAGTGGGCCTGGCGCCAGCGCGGGCTTATCCTGCCCGAAACGCTGGCGGCTGAGGTGCGCGAACTGGCCGATCTGAAGGGGCGTGTCTTTGCCCCGCGCGCGGCGGAGACCGGCAGCCAGACGCTCTTCGAGACGCTGCGCGCTGAAGCCGGCCTGAAGCACGACGACATCGAACTCATCGCGCCGGCCCGCAGCGAGGCCGACGCGGTTTTGGCTGTCGTCGACGGCAAGGCCGACGCCGCCTTTGGCCTCAAATGTCTGGCGCGCCGCTTCCGGCTGGCCTTCGTCCCGCTGATTTCGGAACGCTTCGACCTGCTGGTGTCGCGGCGCGCCTGGTTCGACCCGCCGTTCCAGACCCTGCTGAGCTTCTGCCGCCGGCCCGAATTCGCCGAAAAGGCCGCTGATCTGGGCGGCTATGACGTTTCCGGCTTCGGGACGGTCCACTTCAACAGCGCCTGA